The window ttttttatttcttccaCTTGTTTTTCCACTTCTTCTTCTATCATTTGTGATTTTAGCTTTTCAATATCATCTGTTTCTTCTTCATCTTCCATTTCTTGAATTAACtgttctaaatatttttcataatcttCTTCTGTTAACTCTTCCATTTCCATAACTTCTTTCAAATCTTGTTCTTCttcttttgataatattaacTCGTGATAGCATATAGTTTCTTCATTAATATTTTCTCCATAACtaagggaaaaaaaaatgtataaaaaaagtattaaaaaaatataaaaaaaagaaaaaaaataggcTTACCATCCACATTTTTTGACatgatgcatttttttttaatatattagttttgctaaaaaaaacaaaaaaaaaagttacaaaaaaattattgtaatataaagttttgtattATTGACATGCAttcatttatatcatttaaaagttcttgatttttttttttttttttttttttttttttagtattgtatttgccgattgaaaataatttacactcgtaatttataaaaacaaatatttacatgactggggcttgaagaagacaaaattcatcttatcattaagccccccctaaaaaatgcatattcatcaaataaaatgttttaacaaaatgcaaaaaataaaatatataacgtttaaaatatttagtaattcaaagagtatttatatttaagaactgattagtaaaataagatgatatataagtattaatattacaaaaagaatttacaataactttttttaataaaaattgaaattataaaattttacaatatttttagtaattagtatttcaaataataaaacttaaaagaatcgtttgtaaattcaaaacttataagataagaaatacatttacaatagcagactattgtttagaatattaaatataatattaaagagtaattagtaggttaatttttgtttttgtttgctagtttaaaaagctttttagaagaactttaattcgttttcatgtatcatcagtaattgcttaagttttgttttaaactggtttaaagaataattagatttcagctcattatttaatattgtattccaCAGCTTAGGACCTCGATTAGCAATTGAGAATTTGGTTGCTGAATAAtgtgttttggattgaatgtaattgttttttgaaaatctggtagggtatatgtggtttattttttcaaaaagtgaattaaataacattagtgatatttttttatcaagtttaaacatgacgataagaatatggtaaaggtttagtttatatacatttagaatattaagtttattaaataatgtttgagTGTGAGAGAAACGGTCTACGTTTGTaattatccttatagcctgtttttgtttactaaacagtttttttacttttgttgcgtttgtgctgcaccaagcaacgtttgcataatttaagtagcaatgaattaaagaaaaatataagttttttaaacaagatagatttaaaaactgcttggctttatacaaaacacctatattttttgatattttattttcaattagaccTATGTGGTCCCTCCAggttaaattttcatccagaaccacacctaaaaattttattgattgctctctttttaataatgcgttatcaataaaaagatcaggaagttttaatggaatatcttgttttttacGAAGACGATGAAACAAAGTGTATTTGGATTTATTGAtgttcaaagatagtttgtttgatttgaaccattgggttaatttttcaagttctttgtttactgtttgaaataatttactgatatctttactagaataaaacaagtttgtatcatctgcaaacaaaattaagtttaaaatgttagaaaatttatataagtcgttaatataaacgagaaataaaagtggtcctaaaattgatccttgaggaacaccacaggtGATTGACTTATATTCCGTTTTTCCGCTATCATatgaaataaactgctttctaTTAGACAAGTAACTATCAAACCAGGacaaattagtatttattataccataaattttcagtttggatagaaggatttgatgattgacagtgtcaaaagctttacttaaatcgATAAATACACCTAGGGTTTACTTGTCTTCATCAAaccctttaaatatatcatgaacAAGGTGAGTGATTGCATGATCAGTTGAATGACCAGATTTAaatccaaactgtttatgaaaaagaatattattaacatttaaaaaggaatatagtctattatacataacccgctctaatattttagaaaaacaagaaagaattgagattggtctataattCGTAACATTGGAAGGATCACCTGATTTTAACACTGGAAtgacttttgcaatttttaggttATCTGGAAAAACGCCTTGTTTTAGagataaattacaaatatgtaGTAATGgaattgtaatttgttttattgatttgataaTGACATTACTACTTATATCATCAAATCCTAAACATTTATTGGGTTTTAATAAAGAGACTGCGTCTAGTAATTCTTTTTCTGTAAGTTTATAATTAGACATAACATTAAGGTTGGTTGAGGTTAAGTACAAACTAAAGTGTGATTGAGTAGTTGCTATATTAGATGATAAAGTAGGacctatatttacaaaaaactggtTAAGTGTTTCAGCGACTaaggatttatttacaatttgtttgttattaaatttaagatttagaGGAAGTAAATTTctgtataagcttttttttccaattacctCCTTAATAATATGCCAAGTTTTTTTAGAATCATTTTTGTGCTTTATTAATTGTTCAGAATAGTAACGTTTCTTTGAGCGTTTTAAAATTGACTCAAATAgccgtttatagtttttataggtagtttcgtttttaagagttctttttttaagaaacttgttatataaacgttgtttttttttgaagatttaagaATGCCCTTCGTGATCCAAGGgtttaatagtgtttttgttttgattacttTAGTAACTTCTGGGAATGCCTTGTTATAAAGATTAAGAAACTCTGTTAGAAAAATATCATACGCTTTATTGGCGTTTAGATTTAGTTTTAGGGTGTCCCAGTTAACACAGGATAGAAGCTTATAAAAATGACTAATAGAAGTGTCGGTTATTAAAcgtgttttaattattttttcccgTTCATTTTGagcattatatatacatttttgcgATAGGATAAAAATCGGAAAGTGATCAGACACGTCAGTTGTAAATATTCCTGttcttatattttcatttataaattcatttgttaTAATTTGATCTAGGGATGTTGAACTTTCCTTAGTTATTCGCGTTGGTTTATTGATTAGTTGAATATagctattttgaaaaatggtgttaaaaaagtttttaatatatatattattttcataatctAATATATTGAGATTGATATCaccaataaaatatacagcTTTATTCAAAGacgatttatttttaattatttttttaatgtggttttCAAATACCTTAATGCTTCCTGAAGGCGGTCTGTATAAACCATGAATGACGATATTTTTTGaggttttgttaataatttcaatacatAACGATTCGTAATCGGTAGTAGTTGAACTTAAATTTGGTTTAACTTTGAAtaatattgagttttttatgtatatacacaaaCCCCCACCTTCCTTATTAGATGCTCTAACTTGAtgaattactttataattaggtaattgaaaattagaattgttttcaatgtttttatctttacacCATGTCTCACTtagacaaattatttaaaatttaatgccaattttatataaaagttgttttaatgactcaaaatttttttgaatacttctAATATTAATATGAAGCATTGAAAAGTAGTTATCCTCCATTccattagcaatttttttagaatttgggtCATAATATAAAgggttaatatttttaattatttcatcattattataaaaattaatatcaggATCCGAATAGTTGTTTAATAGTATTgacttttttgatacaaatgaattaaaatttttgtttgttaaaacagttttatcagccattttaaatcagaaataacttaaagcaatattaaaattcaaaaagtaatataaaaacgtaagaaaatcatttatcattatttttttttttttataaattctctaACAATAAGCTTATCGTATATAACAACGGAATACTTACCATTTATCCCTTGCAATTTTTTGTCAGTATATTGTCAATTGATTGTCAGTTGAAAGATCCATTTTCCAAGACCATAGTGAATCGAATAAAATACGTGCTGCATGTATTTCTGTACcctgtttttgataaattaaatttaataatctatGAATTCTTTCATTGCTGTCTTGATAGTCTTGTTGAATACAtataatttctctttttttaaaaccaagaTATTCTGCCAAACATTCCCATTGCCATTGTAAACATTGagctatttttagttttaattgcataaaattcatttttatttgctaaaaaaaatataaaaaattaatacaaataattcaaaataaataatttacattgttgtaatttaaataaaagttctttatcGTCATTGTTTTTTTGCCAGcatgttaaaaatgaatataaatgttttaacgcTCTTTTTTGGTCTTTATgatgaaatataaaaagaattaaaatttttttcattttatcaaagtttttaatataatttccgttgatgtttttaataacgtTTCTTTTAAATCCTAATTCGATTGCCAATGGTTTCCAttgatgatttaattttttgcatattaaattaataattttattaaacttttttttctattctattaaaaaaagttaacataaaatttttaaaaaaatataaacaaaaaaataatataataaaaaaaaagactacaaaaaatttttattttctataaaaaatatacaaaaaaataattttataaaattattttattgcaacgGTTCGTCTTATGGTACAATAtggctcaataaaaaaaatatacataaaaaatgatacaaacTTTACAAAGTGCATATTTACAAAGtgcatatttataaattttcaggATCTGGActctctaaaaaaaagaaaaaataattaaaaaaataatttatacttttttataaaaaaaaaaggatcaaGTTCAACTTACGAGGAGAGTAGTCCCAGTGTGAGGGACCGACTTCCCTATTGGGTTCTCGTGGTGATCGTGGTGGTGATTGAGGTGATAGTGGTGATAGTGGTGGAGATCGTGGATAcggattttctaaaaaaagaaaatatatttaaaaaatgtatttttttttattaataagaaaaatagtaaagttaaaaaaaaacttttgacgAGTCCGAGATAATCATATACGAACTACAAAATTTTCATTGACAAAATTTCTAAACTCAGTTAGTctttgcatttctttttctagaaaaaaaatagtattataaaaaataataaatttttcttataaaatgaaaaaaccatAAGAACAATTACCTCTTTTTGCGTTGTATGGAAATACTTGacaaataggttttttttttcattttggattATGTAAAATTGATCGCTAAGACTATCACTAAAAACTTcgtatttaatattgttaatggTGATATAtctcattattaaaactaaaaaaaataggtttatttaaaataaatactctttttttttttattgtaataaatataaatagttataaatatcatttttataaaaatgcctaaaataAGGTATACTCCTAGATCATTAAACACTGTAAACATGGCACGTACAAAAACAACAGTTCCTAGACCAAAAAAAGCAGTTCAAACACAAACAAGTACAAAACAAAGTTCAACATCGACACAGACTGATAATCAGTATTTACCGAGCAATTGTAAAAGAATATTATCGTGTTTACGAAGAACAAATAACagatataaagataataaaacaaatcGTAAACTTGGAAGAGTTGGTAAAAGAATAAAACGCTGGGTTCATACTGCCGAATCCGATATTAAACATCAattaaaagaagcaaatatACGTcgaaaaaatagacaaaaataatatatttacaaaaaaaattatttacaagaaAAGATTATTGATAAGAATATACAGttggtgaaaaaaaaagtctatttagTGTTTTTTTCAAATCCGACCTTATTTTTGagcggcttttttttttctaaaaaataaaaaaatgttttttttttaaaaaaactaacatgtttaatttaaaaaaagtgtataaaaattgcttaatttttttatagagtcGTTTTTTAGAGTTGTTTCTTCTACGAATTCTAATGGAGCTTCGTCTTCCAATTCTAACGGAGCTTCTTTTGGAGGTTCGgtggtattattttttataataaaatcaattttatcaggttcattgataaaaatatcaaaatccaATACAGGATCGTCTTCGATTAATATTACCGATTCGTCATCGCTTACGACGATTTCTGGTTCTTCCTCGTCTAAAGTTACTTCGttctctttaaaattaatttcttttctgACGACTTCCTCGTctagaaaatatttagtttttttcacggacctttttgttaatgtttttgtcatttttgattttgttaacaaaaaacacgctttttatgtataaaatttaatctCTACAGATTAACTCGAAATAATGGCTAAAGTGATGCAACTTTATGCAATGAAAAGAAAATGCTGTGTCATGCTagttaaaattagaaacttttaatAGCGCTTTTATGAACaagattaaaaagattaaaatacggagtaaacaactttttaaaaacacagcGAAGAAAAAAACTCTGCGTAAGTAGACTTGGTAATGTATGTCTAGATagttatatgttaaaaatatcaagcCGACGAAAGTAGACTTGGTAATGTATGTCTAGATagttatatgttaaaaatatcaagcCGACGAAAGTAGACTTGGTAATGTATGTCTAGTTAGttcaatgttaaaaatatcaaaccGACGAAAGTTGACTTGGTAGTGTATGTGGAGTGTGTGAGAACGAGTGAGCACACGAGTGTGTGAGTAAGCAGGCTAAGGACTAAGGCAGGATTAAGTTAGTTAAGTAAGGactaagtaagtaagtaagaaaaaaaatacggccgtataaaaatataaagactgTAAGAAAAAACATAAGTAAGTAGGCCTACTAAGATAAAGTGAAGATAGAATAAGTAAGGTTGTGTCAGGGTGACactatgtttttttatcttgtaaaaaaaaaaaaaaaagatataaaaaaaaatacaagtcaaaaaaaaagttaaagtcaaaaaaagttgaagtcaaaaaaaaaaagtcaaaaaaaaaaaagttaaagtcaaaaaagttaaagacaAAAATGGCTGCAGACGATATTAATTTTTCCCGTATGATTGTAAgacgtaatttattttcaacaccTTCATATAAAAGCAATTTGAATCCTAAATATACATCTAAATTACCCAAATATACAGTAGATGGAAAATGGCCTTTTCATAGAGatgctttttttgaattttttgatagGACCTCTTTTGATGAAAACGAGTTAACCGATCCCAATAATACAGAACTAAGAACTCTAAGACGTAGAAAAgctaagaaaaatttgaaaaaaataaagcgtCAATATTGTAGAAAAGCACTGATGTGTTATCAAAAAACGAAAagcaagtatataaataataaacaaaatcgCGAAATGAATCGAGTAGGAAAACCGATATATcgttttgttttaacaaaagtGGATCGCGATAAACacagaaatatttattaaaaaaaatgagataTAGAAGACATTGAGGTCATAAAAATGCTAGAAGATATATTTTTGTTCATCGAAAATCGAAAGCTAATCCTAGACCTTATCATTCTTTAATCGGTAAAGGACGAAAACGTATACTTAGAAAACGCGGTAAAGGTATCCTTGGTAACCTATTAGGAAATATACCCGTACTTGGTGGtgtatttaaaactatattttaatcggattaaaaaacatgtataaaaaaGCTCAACTCTGTAAAacgtttatttacaaaaaaaatgaattcatcAGTGTGTAAACACGCAAAAAGAAAaactcatattaaaaaatattgcgacAAACGTTTTGTGCAAAAATTTCGAGTCTATgttgaagaaaatataaaagaatgtCTTTGGTTAATAAAAGATACGGAAAAACAGAGTCAGAAGCTCAAAAATTTACGTACAGACACAAGTGCTTTTGGTGATTATATTCTTACGTACGAATATGAAAACGGTGTTGCTGAAATTATCAGCGGAGATAAAGAAAATGGACACTTGAAAATATCTACTTTTTGGGGAGGATTTGTTTTGGATTTcgattatctaaataaattatattgtatttcTCATATTAACTACGGAGTTTTTTATATTGgtaataaaataccaaaaatatattgataaaaaaaatatttaatagtgttttttctgttttttttaaaaaaagtactataaatttgtttgttttgaaataaaaaatttcatttgaagaaaataaaatacatttgaaataaacaaaaaaaaaagatggagtttaaaacttgtttaaacgAATTTTATAACTCTGTTATGAATGTAGAAGCTTCCAAGTTTGAAGCTAGCGATAGTTTAAAACAAGTTGAAGgcaattttaaattactatttcGTTTGGATACACTAGCGGAAATTCAAGTCACTCGTTTTAACGAAAACGCtcatatcaattttatttataataaaatcgaccacgaatttgaaatgaattatGAAGCTTTTGTTGATGTTATTAAAGAGACATTTAACGTTTGGCAACTTAAAGAAGCAGACATAAAAGAATGAAACATTTGACTGATTATTTAGAGACTTATTATACGTTTCCAAAATtacaa is drawn from Hydra vulgaris chromosome 07, alternate assembly HydraT2T_AEP and contains these coding sequences:
- the LOC136082753 gene encoding uncharacterized protein LOC136082753 is translated as MADKTVLTNKNFNSFVSKKSILLNNYSDPDINFYNNDEIIKNINPLYYDPNSKKIANGMEDNYFSMLHINIRIKPNLSSTTTDYESLCIEIINKTSKNIVIHGLYRPPSGSIKEVIGKKSLYRNLLPLNLKFNNKQIVNKSLVAETLNQFFVNIGPTLSSNIATTQSHFSLYLTSTNLNVMSNYKLTEKELLDAVSLLKPNKCLGFDDISSNVIIKSIKQITIPLLHICNLSLKQGVFPDNLKIAKVIPVLKSGDPSNVTNYRPISILSCFSKILERVMYNRLYSFLNVNNILFHKQFGFKSGHSTDHAITHLVHDIFKGFDEDNYGENINEETICYHELILSKEEEQDLKEVMEMEELTEEDYEKYLEQLIQEMEDEEETDDIEKLKSQMIEEEVEKQVEEIKKEMHEILDEMDWEQYVLDVINKMDNLPELNL